A stretch of Carya illinoinensis cultivar Pawnee chromosome 14, C.illinoinensisPawnee_v1, whole genome shotgun sequence DNA encodes these proteins:
- the LOC122293242 gene encoding disease resistance protein RPV1-like isoform X2 has product MADQRHSSSTNSSCSGEDEKIITSSSPSSSTPRSKHGVFLSFHGKDTRMSFTDHLYIDLKRKGILVFRDNERLKRGKCISQELWQAIQESQYAIVIFSANYASSKWCLMELAEIVEWKKKMNLTIIPIFYHVDPSDVRNQRGTFAEAFTAHEKDPEVDIKEIDTWRDACREVGKIAGEHVHEDRYESTIIQKISGIIFYNYTRLNILIHDYQKLVGINSSVEEMMKKLHMESNDVRFLGIHGMGGVGKTTLAEIIYYRVSCQFEGSIFISCIREESRTRGLASLQKQLLSMIMQEELHIWDHHQGIMVIRTRLQNKKVLIVLDDVDSEKQLMALAANWKWFGPGSRVIITCRDSHLLITHGVNDVYKVELLQTTDALRLFSLSAFKQTHPLENYNELSMDFVNYAQGLPLALKVLGSFLLGRTIDAWKSARDQLEATPNKELMNILQISFDGLEESQQKLFLDVACFSQGRWPLDDNLTEIYPNIDIEVLVDKSLVSKSKYAGLIMHDLLKRMGWEIVRRECREEPGRRSRLFRAEDVCDVLKNDAGTDAIEGIDLDFFDHEAKHSFNINAKAFSKMRKLRFLQFGHLGFTKWCGNPLKYMPSDMLRVLHWLECPSKSWPSSFQPKNLTILSMPSSRFKRLWKGLMVLDNLKYLYLSGSWNLIETPDLSGAPKLEIIDFSYCTSLCKVHPSIKLLKGLQKLKMSGTRIKKLWKGLAVLNNLKYLNLRNSKNLIEIPDLTGTPNLEEIYIKGCISLCELHPSIKVLKRLKRLSLNHCECLTRLVNFPDIQGDMTSLKSFYFSKPPNLLSSFMSFPGLRDLELRDCKNISIFPSVICSLSSLEILRLYGWPRLEKFPDLSSLECLTRLEAYGTAITQVPSVNLIPRSIRSFKLEGRKRMPHKSRDFPIFINDCSLPKQSSYPTNHDIGSHIEYEMEEMLEVEALQINFGSVGKYTSDIIFADTVMINGWSLGSRIPEWVQNTSNGSSVKIELDGIMKGMDCAIFIVCDYHQFHSPEDQLYFGHIHGLRGFSNAGNRIIWINRASLRFQLQQK; this is encoded by the exons ATGGCCGATCAAAGACACTCTTCATCTACTAATTCATCTTGTTCGGGAGAAGATGAAAAAATCATAACCTCTTCCTCACCTTCTTCCTCGACGCCTCGATCGAAACATGGTGTTTTCCTTAGTTTCCATGGCAAAGACACTCGCATGAGTTTTACGGATCATCTATATATTGATTTAAAGCGGAAAGGTATTCTCGTCTTTAGGGATAACGAAAGACTCAAGCGAGGAAAATGCATTTCTCAAGAGCTTTGGCAAGCAATTCAAGAATCCCAATACGCGATCGTCATTTTTTCGGCAAATTATGCTTCTTCCAAATGGTGCCTCATGGAACTTGCTGAGATTGTtgaatggaagaaaaagatgaatCTTACAATTATTCCTATTTTCTACCATGTGGATCCTTCAGACGTAAGAAATCAAAGAGGGACTTTTGCAGAAGCTTTCACCGCACATGAAAAAGATCCCGAAGTAGACATCAAAGAAATTGATACGTGGAGAGATGCTTGCAGAGAAGTCGGTAAAATTGCTGGAGAGCACGTACATGAGGACAG GTACGAGTCAACAATTATACAAAAAATCAGTGGAATAATATTCTACAATTATACAAGGCTAAATATTCTAATTCATGATTACCAGAAACTTGTTGGAATAAACTCTAGTGTAGAggaaatgatgaagaaattgcATATGGAATCGAATGATGTTCGCTTCTTAGGAATTCATGGGATGGGTGGCGTTGGTAAAACAACACTGGccgaaataatttattatagagTTTCTTGTCAATTTGAAGGAAGCATCTTTATTTCTTGTATCAGAGAAGAATCTAGAACTCGTGGTCTAGCTTCTTTACAAAAACAACTTCTTTCTATGATCATGCAAGAAGAATTACATATATGGGATCATCACCAGGGAATCATGGTGATAAGGACCAGGTTGCAGAATAAAAAGGTTCTTATCGTCCTTGATGATGTGGATAGTGAAAAGCAACTGATGGCATTAGCAGCAAATTGGAAATGGTTTGGTCCAGGGAGTAGGGTGATTATAACATGTAGAGATAGTCATTTGTTGATAACACATGGAGTGAATGATGTCTATAAGGTTGAGCTACTTCAAACCACTGATGCTTTGCGGCTCTTTAGTTTGTCAGCCTTCAAGCAAACCCATCCTCTAGAGAATTACAATGAATTATCTATGGATTTTGTGAATTATGCTCAAGGCCTTCCTTTAGCTCTTAAAGTTCTAGGTTCCTTCTTGTTGGGGAGAACAATAGATGCATGGAAAAGTGCTAGGGATCAACTAGAAGCAACTCCTAATAAAGAACTTATGAATATACTTCAAATAAGTTTTGATGGGCTAGAGGAATCGCAACAAAAATTGTTCTTGGATGTGGCATGTTTTTCTCAAGGAAGGTGGCCGCTAGATGACAATTTAACGGAAATATATCCGAACATCGACATTGAGGTTCTTGTCGACAAGTCCCTCGTAAGCAAATCAAAATATGCTGGGTTGATCATGCATGATTTGCTAAAAAGAATGGGTTGGGAAATAGTTCGCCGTGAATGTCGTGAAGAACCTGGACGACGTAGTAGATTGTTTCGTGCAGAGGATGTCTGTGACGTACTGAAGAATGATGCT GGAACTGATGCAATTGAAGGCATTGACCTCGATTTTTTTGATCATGAAGCGAAACATAGTTTCAATATTAATGCCAAAGCATTCTCAaagatgagaaaattgagaTTTCTTCAATTCGGTCATTTAGGATTTACAAAATGGTGTGGAAATCCTTTAAAATACATGCCAAGCGATATGTTGCGAGTCTTACACTGGTTAGAATGTCCTTCGAAATCCTGGCCGAGCAGTTTCCAACCAAAAAATCTTACTATACTAAGCATGCCTAGCAGCCGCTTCAAACGACTGTGGAAGGGATTGATG GTTTTAGACAATTTGAAGTACTTATATCTGAGTGGTTCTTGGAACTTAATTGAAACACCAGATTTGAGTGGAGCCCCAAAACTTGAGATAATAGACTTTTCATATTGTACAAGTTTGTGTAAGGTCCACCCATCCATCAAACTACTCAAAGgactacaaaaattaaaaatgtctGGCACCCGAATCAAAAAACTCTGGAAGGGGTTGGCG GTTTTAAACAATTTGAAGTACTTAAATCTGAGGAATTCTAAGAACTTGATTGAAATACCAGATTTGACAGGAACCCCAAATCTTGAGGAAATATACATTAAAGGTTGCATAAGCTTGTGTGAGCTCCACCCATCCATCAAAGTGCTCAAACGACTAAAACGTTTGAGTTTAAATCATTGTGAATGTCTTACAAGACTTGTGAATTTCCCGGATATTCAGGGAGATATGACATCATTGAAGAGCTTTTATTTTAGCAAGCCTCCCAACCTGCTATCATCTTTTATGAGTTTCCCTGGCCTTCGCGATTTAGAGTTAAGAGATTgcaaaaatatttcaatttttccgAGTGTTATTTGTAGTCTGTCATCTCTTGAAATTCTCCGTTTGTATGGTTGGCCAAGACTAGAGAAATTTCCAGACCTGAGTAGTCTGGAATGCTTGACGCGTCTTGAGGCATACGGAACTGCTATAACACAAGTACCATCTGTCAATCTAATCCCCAGGAGCATCCGTTCCTTTAAACTCGAAGGACGGAAGAGGATGCCACATAAATCAAGAGATTTTCCCATCTTCATTAATGACTGCTCTTTGCCGAAACAAAGCTCATATCCCACGAATCATGATATCGGATCACATATAGAATATGAGATGGAAGAAATGCTTGAGGTAGAAGCACTGCAAATTAATTTTGGCAGCGTAGGCAAATATACGTCAGACATTATCTTTGCTGATACa GTGATGATAAATGGGTGGTCGTTGGGATCTAGAATCCCGGAGTGGGTCCAAAATACAAGTAATGGCTCCTCTGTAAAGATAGAGTTGGATGGTATTATGAAGGGAATGGACTGTGCAATCTTTATTGTTTGCGATTATCATCAATTCCATTCCCCTGAAG ACCAATTGTATTTTGGGCATATACACGGACTCCGCGGTTTTTCAAACGCTGGAAATCGAATAATTTGGATAAACAGAGCTTCATTAAGATTTCAGTTACAGCAGAAATAA
- the LOC122293242 gene encoding disease resistance protein RPV1-like isoform X1 has product MADQRHSSSTNSSCSGEDEKIITSSSPSSSTPRSKHGVFLSFHGKDTRMSFTDHLYIDLKRKGILVFRDNERLKRGKCISQELWQAIQESQYAIVIFSANYASSKWCLMELAEIVEWKKKMNLTIIPIFYHVDPSDVRNQRGTFAEAFTAHEKDPEVDIKEIDTWRDACREVGKIAGEHVHEDRYESTIIQKISGIIFYNYTRLNILIHDYQKLVGINSSVEEMMKKLHMESNDVRFLGIHGMGGVGKTTLAEIIYYRVSCQFEGSIFISCIREESRTRGLASLQKQLLSMIMQEELHIWDHHQGIMVIRTRLQNKKVLIVLDDVDSEKQLMALAANWKWFGPGSRVIITCRDSHLLITHGVNDVYKVELLQTTDALRLFSLSAFKQTHPLENYNELSMDFVNYAQGLPLALKVLGSFLLGRTIDAWKSARDQLEATPNKELMNILQISFDGLEESQQKLFLDVACFSQGRWPLDDNLTEIYPNIDIEVLVDKSLVSKSKYAGLIMHDLLKRMGWEIVRRECREEPGRRSRLFRAEDVCDVLKNDAGTDAIEGIDLDFFDHEAKHSFNINAKAFSKMRKLRFLQFGHLGFTKWCGNPLKYMPSDMLRVLHWLECPSKSWPSSFQPKNLTILSMPSSRFKRLWKGLMVLDNLKYLYLSGSWNLIETPDLSGAPKLEIIDFSYCTSLCKVHPSIKLLKGLQKLKMSGTRIKKLWKGLAVLNNLKYLNLRNSKNLIEIPDLTGTPNLEEIYIKGCISLCELHPSIKVLKRLKRLSLNHCECLTRLVNFPDIQGDMTSLKSFYFSKPPNLLSSFMSFPGLRDLELRDCKNISIFPSVICSLSSLEILRLYGWPRLEKFPDLSSLECLTRLEAYGTAITQVPSVNLIPRSIRSFKLEGRKRMPHKSRDFPIFINDCSLPKQSSYPTNHDIGSHIEYEMEEMLEVEALQINFGSVGKYTSDIIFADTVMINGWSLGSRIPEWVQNTSNGSSVKIELDGIMKGMDCAIFIVCDYHQFHSPEGTSISSLFKERTYVKFKFCFETDDGSLEDCFYQLNWFPPFTDICFVRPIVFWAYTRTPRFFKRWKSNNLDKQSFIKISVTAEIISFLHQIPLMELEVKECGMHLKCPDDADLGLGSDLDSYRQFYSAWKCGMTRNDD; this is encoded by the exons ATGGCCGATCAAAGACACTCTTCATCTACTAATTCATCTTGTTCGGGAGAAGATGAAAAAATCATAACCTCTTCCTCACCTTCTTCCTCGACGCCTCGATCGAAACATGGTGTTTTCCTTAGTTTCCATGGCAAAGACACTCGCATGAGTTTTACGGATCATCTATATATTGATTTAAAGCGGAAAGGTATTCTCGTCTTTAGGGATAACGAAAGACTCAAGCGAGGAAAATGCATTTCTCAAGAGCTTTGGCAAGCAATTCAAGAATCCCAATACGCGATCGTCATTTTTTCGGCAAATTATGCTTCTTCCAAATGGTGCCTCATGGAACTTGCTGAGATTGTtgaatggaagaaaaagatgaatCTTACAATTATTCCTATTTTCTACCATGTGGATCCTTCAGACGTAAGAAATCAAAGAGGGACTTTTGCAGAAGCTTTCACCGCACATGAAAAAGATCCCGAAGTAGACATCAAAGAAATTGATACGTGGAGAGATGCTTGCAGAGAAGTCGGTAAAATTGCTGGAGAGCACGTACATGAGGACAG GTACGAGTCAACAATTATACAAAAAATCAGTGGAATAATATTCTACAATTATACAAGGCTAAATATTCTAATTCATGATTACCAGAAACTTGTTGGAATAAACTCTAGTGTAGAggaaatgatgaagaaattgcATATGGAATCGAATGATGTTCGCTTCTTAGGAATTCATGGGATGGGTGGCGTTGGTAAAACAACACTGGccgaaataatttattatagagTTTCTTGTCAATTTGAAGGAAGCATCTTTATTTCTTGTATCAGAGAAGAATCTAGAACTCGTGGTCTAGCTTCTTTACAAAAACAACTTCTTTCTATGATCATGCAAGAAGAATTACATATATGGGATCATCACCAGGGAATCATGGTGATAAGGACCAGGTTGCAGAATAAAAAGGTTCTTATCGTCCTTGATGATGTGGATAGTGAAAAGCAACTGATGGCATTAGCAGCAAATTGGAAATGGTTTGGTCCAGGGAGTAGGGTGATTATAACATGTAGAGATAGTCATTTGTTGATAACACATGGAGTGAATGATGTCTATAAGGTTGAGCTACTTCAAACCACTGATGCTTTGCGGCTCTTTAGTTTGTCAGCCTTCAAGCAAACCCATCCTCTAGAGAATTACAATGAATTATCTATGGATTTTGTGAATTATGCTCAAGGCCTTCCTTTAGCTCTTAAAGTTCTAGGTTCCTTCTTGTTGGGGAGAACAATAGATGCATGGAAAAGTGCTAGGGATCAACTAGAAGCAACTCCTAATAAAGAACTTATGAATATACTTCAAATAAGTTTTGATGGGCTAGAGGAATCGCAACAAAAATTGTTCTTGGATGTGGCATGTTTTTCTCAAGGAAGGTGGCCGCTAGATGACAATTTAACGGAAATATATCCGAACATCGACATTGAGGTTCTTGTCGACAAGTCCCTCGTAAGCAAATCAAAATATGCTGGGTTGATCATGCATGATTTGCTAAAAAGAATGGGTTGGGAAATAGTTCGCCGTGAATGTCGTGAAGAACCTGGACGACGTAGTAGATTGTTTCGTGCAGAGGATGTCTGTGACGTACTGAAGAATGATGCT GGAACTGATGCAATTGAAGGCATTGACCTCGATTTTTTTGATCATGAAGCGAAACATAGTTTCAATATTAATGCCAAAGCATTCTCAaagatgagaaaattgagaTTTCTTCAATTCGGTCATTTAGGATTTACAAAATGGTGTGGAAATCCTTTAAAATACATGCCAAGCGATATGTTGCGAGTCTTACACTGGTTAGAATGTCCTTCGAAATCCTGGCCGAGCAGTTTCCAACCAAAAAATCTTACTATACTAAGCATGCCTAGCAGCCGCTTCAAACGACTGTGGAAGGGATTGATG GTTTTAGACAATTTGAAGTACTTATATCTGAGTGGTTCTTGGAACTTAATTGAAACACCAGATTTGAGTGGAGCCCCAAAACTTGAGATAATAGACTTTTCATATTGTACAAGTTTGTGTAAGGTCCACCCATCCATCAAACTACTCAAAGgactacaaaaattaaaaatgtctGGCACCCGAATCAAAAAACTCTGGAAGGGGTTGGCG GTTTTAAACAATTTGAAGTACTTAAATCTGAGGAATTCTAAGAACTTGATTGAAATACCAGATTTGACAGGAACCCCAAATCTTGAGGAAATATACATTAAAGGTTGCATAAGCTTGTGTGAGCTCCACCCATCCATCAAAGTGCTCAAACGACTAAAACGTTTGAGTTTAAATCATTGTGAATGTCTTACAAGACTTGTGAATTTCCCGGATATTCAGGGAGATATGACATCATTGAAGAGCTTTTATTTTAGCAAGCCTCCCAACCTGCTATCATCTTTTATGAGTTTCCCTGGCCTTCGCGATTTAGAGTTAAGAGATTgcaaaaatatttcaatttttccgAGTGTTATTTGTAGTCTGTCATCTCTTGAAATTCTCCGTTTGTATGGTTGGCCAAGACTAGAGAAATTTCCAGACCTGAGTAGTCTGGAATGCTTGACGCGTCTTGAGGCATACGGAACTGCTATAACACAAGTACCATCTGTCAATCTAATCCCCAGGAGCATCCGTTCCTTTAAACTCGAAGGACGGAAGAGGATGCCACATAAATCAAGAGATTTTCCCATCTTCATTAATGACTGCTCTTTGCCGAAACAAAGCTCATATCCCACGAATCATGATATCGGATCACATATAGAATATGAGATGGAAGAAATGCTTGAGGTAGAAGCACTGCAAATTAATTTTGGCAGCGTAGGCAAATATACGTCAGACATTATCTTTGCTGATACa GTGATGATAAATGGGTGGTCGTTGGGATCTAGAATCCCGGAGTGGGTCCAAAATACAAGTAATGGCTCCTCTGTAAAGATAGAGTTGGATGGTATTATGAAGGGAATGGACTGTGCAATCTTTATTGTTTGCGATTATCATCAATTCCATTCCCCTGAAGGTACTTCAATTTCTTCGTTATTCAAGGAACGTACATATgtaaagtttaaattttgttttgagactGATGACGGTTCTCTAGAAGATTGTTTTTACCAACTTAATTGGTTTCCACCTTTCACGGATATCTGTTTTGTTAGACCAATTGTATTTTGGGCATATACACGGACTCCGCGGTTTTTCAAACGCTGGAAATCGAATAATTTGGATAAACAGAGCTTCATTAAGATTTCAGTTACAGCAGAAATAATTTCTTTCCTCCATCAAATTCCATTAATGGAATTAGAAGTGAAAGAATGCGGGATGCATTTGAAATGTCCGGATGATGCTGATCTTGGTTTGGGATCAGATTTAGATTCTTATCGTCAATTTTATTCAGCATGGAAATGTGGCATGACGAGAAATGATGATTAG